A single window of Thiohalorhabdus sp. Cl-TMA DNA harbors:
- a CDS encoding UDP-N-acetylmuramoyl-L-alanyl-D-glutamate--2,6-diaminopimelate ligase — MKWVRLLPEAVAEGAGWHMVSAVTADSRSVRPGSLFFALRGTVADGHDYIADALSAGAVGVVAERPVETPPEAPVVFHPEARRLLGEAAARLQDHPSRDMAVIGVTGTNGKTTLTWLLAALLGDGAIIGTLGWGRPGELHPSGETTPDAVTLQGRLAHLRTEGVAGVAMEASSHALDQDRLAGTTLVGAVWSNLTPEHLDYHEDLQAYRAAKLRLLERPELGFAVINADDPEADAFAAVVAPDVRLWRYGLERGDVTLKEAKCGPEGIEMRAATPKGEVTVHSALVGRVNLANLLASVAAGLALGLSPARTGQRLSSAAPVPGRMENLGTTPRGAHVWIDYAHTADALDRALAGAGKLTEGALWCVFGCGGERDTAKRPAMGEVAARHCDRVVLTSDNPRGEDPEEIIRAIRAGMGDVEPTVIADRGAAIGHALAAADPGDTVIIAGKGHEREQEIAGRRIPFSDREAVRQWLAYPGEAAGHDESG; from the coding sequence ATGAAGTGGGTGCGCCTGCTCCCGGAGGCGGTGGCCGAGGGCGCCGGCTGGCACATGGTGAGCGCGGTAACGGCAGACAGCCGTTCGGTCCGGCCCGGCTCCCTGTTCTTCGCCCTGCGGGGAACGGTGGCCGACGGCCACGACTACATTGCCGACGCCCTGTCCGCCGGTGCGGTGGGCGTAGTGGCCGAGCGCCCGGTGGAAACGCCGCCGGAGGCCCCGGTGGTCTTCCATCCCGAGGCGCGTCGGCTGCTCGGAGAGGCGGCGGCGCGCCTCCAGGACCATCCCTCACGGGATATGGCCGTGATCGGGGTCACCGGGACCAACGGCAAGACCACCCTCACGTGGCTGCTGGCGGCCCTGCTCGGCGACGGGGCCATCATCGGCACGCTCGGCTGGGGACGCCCGGGCGAGCTGCATCCTTCCGGGGAGACCACCCCCGACGCGGTCACGCTGCAGGGACGGCTGGCCCATCTGCGCACGGAAGGGGTGGCAGGGGTGGCCATGGAAGCGAGCTCGCACGCGCTGGATCAGGACCGGCTCGCCGGGACTACGCTGGTGGGCGCGGTCTGGTCCAACCTAACCCCCGAGCACCTGGACTATCACGAGGACCTGCAGGCCTACCGGGCGGCCAAGCTCCGGCTCCTGGAGCGTCCCGAGCTGGGCTTCGCCGTCATCAATGCCGACGACCCGGAGGCCGACGCCTTCGCCGCGGTGGTCGCGCCCGACGTGCGGCTGTGGCGGTACGGGCTGGAGCGGGGAGACGTGACCCTCAAGGAGGCGAAGTGCGGGCCCGAGGGCATCGAAATGCGGGCCGCCACGCCCAAGGGCGAGGTGACCGTGCATTCCGCGCTGGTGGGTCGGGTCAATCTGGCCAACCTGCTCGCGTCGGTGGCCGCCGGGCTGGCCCTCGGCCTGAGTCCGGCCAGGACGGGACAGCGGCTGTCCTCGGCCGCGCCGGTGCCGGGCCGCATGGAAAATCTGGGCACCACCCCGCGCGGGGCCCATGTCTGGATCGATTACGCCCACACCGCCGACGCTCTGGACCGGGCCCTGGCGGGCGCCGGGAAGCTGACCGAGGGGGCGCTTTGGTGCGTATTCGGGTGCGGCGGCGAACGGGACACCGCCAAGCGCCCGGCCATGGGTGAGGTGGCGGCCCGGCACTGCGACCGGGTGGTGCTGACCTCCGACAACCCACGCGGCGAGGACCCTGAGGAAATCATCCGGGCCATTCGCGCCGGCATGGGGGACGTCGAGCCGACGGTCATCGCCGACCGGGGCGCGGCCATCGGGCATGCATTGGCGGCAGCGGATCCGGGGGATACGGTGATCATCGCCGGCAAGGGCCACGAACGGGAGCAAGAGATCGCCGGACGCCGCATCCCCTTCAGCGACCGGGAGGCGGTCCGCCAGTGGCTGGCGTATCCCGGGGAAGCCGCGGGCCATGATGAATCTGGATGA
- a CDS encoding peptidoglycan D,D-transpeptidase FtsI family protein — MKLAWRGRFAFLLLLLGLLGISAQLIRMQVVRAPALQEEARRQAVHHVRVPAIRGAILDRNGSPLAVSTPVKSIYAVPAEVAMGEDALGRLARVLDLEPRALRKRLERDGPFVYLKRQVPPQVARTVDALGISGIGALQEYRRYYPAGEVAAHVVGFAGVDGNGLEGVELAYDRTLSGEPGKRLVERDALGRDMRTLRVEESVQRGKNLFLSIDNRLQYVTYQALKEGVARYQAKAGMAVVVDPHTGEVVALANVPSYNPNSLDGSGPSQRRNRAVTDAMEPGSIFKPFTVAAALEKGKVRPETEVYCEEGLMRVSGHQLHDTHPIGRVTVRQVIQKSSNIGAAKIALKQDNEQLWRQLRDFGFGLQPGTGFPGETRGILHMPHQWQRFDRATIGFGHGVATSALQVARAYSVLANGGVRLPLTLRRVEDSEAVPGKRVLSRETARQIGRMLNMVVSPEGTGGRAALERYRVAGKTGTAQKPGGEGYLEGKYLASFAGFAPVNDPRLVAVVMIDEPKGEHYGGLVAAPVFRRIMAQGLRLNQVPPLPREERRHFPVPMRQARGQEGESAVAGQPS; from the coding sequence ATGAAGCTCGCCTGGCGGGGCCGATTCGCGTTTCTCCTGCTCCTGCTCGGATTGCTGGGTATCAGCGCCCAGCTGATCCGCATGCAGGTGGTGCGCGCGCCCGCCCTGCAGGAGGAGGCTCGTCGCCAGGCGGTGCACCACGTGCGGGTGCCGGCAATCCGGGGGGCGATCCTGGACCGCAACGGCAGCCCGCTGGCCGTGAGCACGCCGGTGAAGTCCATCTACGCGGTTCCCGCGGAGGTGGCCATGGGCGAGGACGCGCTGGGCCGCCTGGCCCGGGTGCTGGATCTGGAGCCGCGCGCCCTTCGGAAGCGCCTGGAGCGGGACGGCCCCTTCGTCTACCTCAAGCGGCAGGTGCCCCCGCAGGTGGCGAGGACCGTCGACGCGCTCGGAATCAGCGGCATAGGCGCCCTGCAGGAATACCGGCGGTATTATCCGGCGGGCGAGGTGGCGGCCCATGTGGTAGGGTTCGCCGGGGTGGACGGCAACGGCCTGGAAGGCGTGGAGCTCGCCTACGACCGGACCCTGAGCGGCGAGCCGGGAAAACGCTTGGTGGAGCGGGATGCGTTGGGACGGGACATGCGCACGCTGCGGGTGGAAGAGTCCGTGCAGCGCGGCAAGAACCTGTTCCTCAGCATCGACAACCGGCTGCAGTACGTTACCTACCAGGCGCTCAAGGAAGGGGTTGCCCGTTACCAGGCGAAGGCGGGCATGGCGGTGGTGGTGGACCCCCATACCGGGGAGGTGGTCGCCCTCGCCAACGTCCCCTCCTACAACCCGAACAGCCTGGACGGCTCGGGCCCGTCCCAGCGGCGCAACCGGGCCGTCACCGACGCCATGGAGCCCGGCTCCATTTTCAAGCCCTTCACCGTGGCCGCGGCCCTGGAGAAGGGCAAGGTGCGGCCGGAAACCGAGGTATATTGCGAAGAAGGCCTGATGCGGGTATCGGGGCACCAGCTCCATGACACCCACCCCATCGGGCGGGTAACGGTACGGCAGGTCATCCAGAAATCCAGCAACATCGGCGCGGCCAAGATCGCCCTCAAGCAGGACAATGAGCAGCTTTGGCGCCAGCTCCGCGATTTCGGTTTCGGCCTCCAGCCGGGTACCGGCTTCCCGGGCGAGACCCGGGGCATACTGCACATGCCCCACCAGTGGCAGCGATTCGACCGGGCAACCATCGGCTTCGGCCACGGCGTGGCCACGAGCGCCCTTCAGGTGGCCCGGGCGTATTCGGTGCTGGCGAACGGCGGGGTGCGCCTGCCGCTGACCCTGCGCCGGGTGGAGGACAGCGAGGCCGTTCCGGGAAAGCGAGTGCTCAGCCGTGAAACGGCCCGGCAGATAGGGCGAATGCTGAACATGGTAGTCAGCCCCGAGGGCACCGGCGGGCGGGCGGCGCTCGAGCGATACCGGGTCGCGGGGAAGACCGGGACCGCCCAGAAGCCGGGCGGGGAAGGGTATCTGGAAGGAAAGTACCTGGCCTCCTTCGCAGGCTTCGCGCCCGTGAACGATCCCCGGTTGGTGGCGGTGGTGATGATCGACGAGCCCAAAGGGGAGCATTACGGCGGGCTGGTAGCCGCGCCCGTTTTCCGGCGCATCATGGCTCAGGGGCTTCGCCTCAACCAGGTTCCGCCCCTCCCCCGCGAGGAGCGCAGGCACTTCCCCGTCCCCATGCGCCAAGCCCGGGGCCAGGAAGGCGAGTCGGCCGTCGCGGGGCAGCCGTCATGA
- the ftsL gene encoding cell division protein FtsL: MAAILLVLGLASALTVVWVREEARQLDLAIQAHRDRIRALETEWGRLQLERAALGARSRVESLARKRHDMHIPEPGEIWDFRP, translated from the coding sequence ATGGCGGCGATCCTTCTGGTCCTGGGGCTGGCGAGCGCGCTGACGGTGGTATGGGTCCGGGAAGAGGCCCGTCAGCTGGATCTGGCCATCCAGGCCCACCGGGACCGGATCCGAGCCCTGGAAACCGAATGGGGCCGCCTCCAGCTGGAGCGGGCCGCGCTGGGAGCCCGCTCCCGGGTGGAAAGCCTAGCCCGAAAACGGCATGACATGCACATCCCCGAGCCTGGGGAAATCTGGGACTTCCGGCCATGA
- the mraY gene encoding phospho-N-acetylmuramoyl-pentapeptide-transferase has protein sequence MLYHLLYEQLGDLPGFSLFQFITFRTIAATLTALALAFLVGPWMIARLSRYNIGQTVRDDGPESHLPKAGTPTMGGTLILVALLGPTLLWADLSNRYVWVVVLTTAAYGLIGLVDDYLKLAKQDPRGIGAANKFGGQLLVATSAAVYMYAIADSPVDTALTLPFIKDILIPLGVVFIPLTVLVVVGTSNAVNLTDGLDGLAIFPALMIAFGLGIFAYVTGHTGFAEYLKIPHVDGAGEMAVICGSLIGGGLGFLWFNAYPAQVFMGDVGALALGAALGMVAVVARQEIELVIMAGIFVMETLSVMIQVASYKLTGRRVFRMAPLHHHFELQGWPEPRIVVRFWIITVILVLVALSTLKIR, from the coding sequence GTGCTGTATCACCTGCTGTACGAGCAACTGGGGGATCTGCCCGGCTTTTCCCTGTTCCAGTTCATTACCTTCCGGACCATCGCGGCGACCTTGACCGCCCTGGCCCTGGCGTTCCTGGTGGGGCCGTGGATGATCGCCCGGCTGAGCCGGTACAACATCGGCCAGACGGTCCGCGACGATGGCCCGGAGAGCCACCTCCCCAAGGCGGGCACGCCCACCATGGGCGGTACCCTGATCCTGGTGGCGCTGCTCGGGCCCACGCTGCTCTGGGCCGATCTGAGCAATCGGTACGTCTGGGTCGTGGTGCTCACCACGGCCGCCTACGGGCTCATCGGTCTGGTGGACGACTACCTCAAGCTGGCCAAGCAGGATCCCCGGGGAATCGGCGCCGCCAACAAATTCGGCGGACAACTGCTGGTGGCCACCAGCGCCGCGGTGTACATGTACGCCATCGCCGACTCCCCCGTGGATACGGCCCTGACGCTGCCGTTCATCAAGGACATCCTGATCCCGCTCGGGGTGGTCTTCATTCCGCTCACCGTGCTGGTGGTGGTGGGCACCTCCAACGCGGTGAACCTGACCGACGGGCTGGACGGCCTCGCCATATTTCCGGCCCTGATGATCGCCTTCGGTCTGGGCATATTCGCCTATGTTACCGGCCATACCGGATTCGCCGAATACCTGAAGATCCCGCACGTTGATGGGGCTGGCGAGATGGCGGTGATCTGCGGATCCCTGATCGGAGGCGGTCTGGGCTTCCTGTGGTTCAACGCCTACCCCGCCCAGGTGTTCATGGGCGACGTGGGGGCGCTGGCGTTGGGGGCCGCGCTGGGAATGGTGGCGGTGGTGGCCCGGCAGGAGATCGAGCTGGTGATCATGGCCGGCATCTTCGTGATGGAGACCCTGTCCGTGATGATCCAGGTCGCCTCCTACAAGCTCACCGGCCGCCGGGTGTTCCGCATGGCACCCCTGCACCACCACTTCGAGCTGCAGGGGTGGCCCGAACCGCGCATCGTGGTGCGGTTCTGGATCATTACGGTGATCCTGGTGCTGGTGGCCCTGTCCACGCTCAAGATTCGATAA
- a CDS encoding ClpXP protease specificity-enhancing factor SspB yields the protein MADKIAEMKRLMVEALLERQGRCFVHVVPSVGEEASALPPEYLDRDSCTLALNMVTQVPVVNEWGIEVSTRFGGRAFNCVVPWSAVVQVFDPEQQAAVLAWLFPVQESGDEETQAEDVAEDTETASEEPEKEEGEGSRRASHLKVIK from the coding sequence ATGGCGGACAAAATCGCCGAGATGAAGCGTTTGATGGTGGAGGCACTCCTGGAGCGGCAGGGGCGTTGCTTCGTCCATGTGGTTCCCTCGGTGGGCGAGGAGGCTTCGGCGCTTCCGCCGGAGTATCTGGACAGGGACAGCTGCACCCTCGCCCTGAACATGGTCACGCAGGTGCCCGTGGTCAATGAATGGGGAATCGAGGTGTCCACCCGTTTCGGCGGCCGTGCCTTCAACTGCGTTGTCCCCTGGTCCGCCGTTGTCCAGGTCTTCGATCCCGAGCAGCAGGCCGCGGTGCTTGCCTGGCTGTTTCCGGTCCAGGAAAGCGGGGACGAAGAGACGCAGGCCGAGGACGTCGCCGAGGATACGGAAACCGCGTCCGAAGAGCCCGAAAAGGAAGAGGGCGAAGGCTCCAGGCGCGCCAGTCATCTGAAAGTGATCAAGTAG
- a CDS encoding UDP-N-acetylmuramoyl-tripeptide--D-alanyl-D-alanine ligase: MMNLDEVAEWTGGRRHGEAEIREVSTDTRTIRPGALFVALRGARFDGHDHLAEADAAGAAAALVEPGVKRPSLPRVEVADTGQGLLDLAAGWRRLTDAEVVAITGSCGKTTVKEMVASILRAAEARTLATPGNHNNTVGLPLTLFGLSRDHRYAVVEVGINRPGEMERLAPVAAPDVAVITNAAAAHLEGLGSLEGVATEKGRLLQGLGPDGVAVLNADSPFVEQWARSAPGAVLRFGMDAPAEVRGAWEAAGSGGRLWLRLPDGEGEVRLPLPGRHNACNALAAAAAASALGIPRASVIRGLEAVVPASGRLHLRAGLGGLTVLDDTYNANPASLAAALDVLAGEAVRTWLVLGDMGELGASGAELHRQAGEQALAVGVNHLLAVGDLAGEAVCAFGGGGRRVAHWEEVADILETEAASGDRVLIKGSRTMRLERLVARLTGEY, from the coding sequence ATGATGAATCTGGATGAGGTGGCCGAATGGACCGGGGGGCGTCGGCATGGGGAGGCGGAGATCCGGGAGGTGTCCACGGATACCCGGACCATCCGGCCGGGTGCCTTGTTCGTCGCCTTGCGGGGTGCGCGCTTCGACGGCCATGACCACCTCGCCGAAGCCGACGCCGCCGGAGCCGCCGCAGCCCTGGTGGAGCCCGGCGTAAAGAGGCCGTCCTTGCCGCGTGTGGAGGTGGCGGACACCGGCCAGGGGCTGCTGGATCTGGCCGCGGGCTGGCGCCGCCTGACGGACGCCGAGGTGGTGGCCATCACCGGCTCCTGCGGCAAGACCACCGTCAAGGAGATGGTGGCCTCCATTCTGCGGGCCGCGGAGGCGCGGACCCTGGCCACGCCGGGGAACCACAACAATACGGTGGGGCTGCCGCTCACCCTGTTCGGCCTGAGCCGGGACCACCGCTACGCCGTGGTGGAAGTGGGCATCAATCGGCCCGGCGAGATGGAGCGGCTGGCGCCGGTGGCGGCGCCCGACGTGGCGGTCATAACCAATGCCGCCGCGGCCCACCTGGAAGGGCTCGGATCCCTGGAGGGGGTGGCGACGGAAAAAGGCCGCCTGCTGCAGGGGCTTGGGCCCGACGGGGTGGCGGTGCTGAACGCGGACTCGCCTTTCGTCGAGCAGTGGGCCCGCTCGGCCCCGGGCGCCGTTCTGCGTTTCGGCATGGATGCGCCGGCCGAGGTGCGGGGGGCCTGGGAAGCGGCGGGAAGCGGCGGCCGGCTCTGGCTGCGGCTCCCGGACGGCGAAGGCGAGGTGCGCCTGCCGCTGCCCGGCCGGCACAACGCCTGCAATGCCCTGGCGGCCGCGGCGGCAGCCTCCGCCCTGGGCATTCCCCGGGCGTCGGTGATCCGGGGTCTGGAGGCGGTGGTGCCGGCGTCCGGACGGCTGCATTTACGCGCCGGCCTCGGCGGGCTTACGGTCCTGGACGATACCTATAACGCCAACCCGGCATCATTGGCCGCGGCGCTGGACGTGCTCGCCGGGGAGGCGGTCCGGACCTGGCTGGTCCTGGGCGACATGGGCGAGCTCGGTGCCTCCGGGGCCGAGCTGCACCGCCAGGCCGGCGAGCAGGCGCTGGCGGTGGGCGTGAATCACCTCCTCGCAGTGGGCGATCTGGCGGGCGAGGCTGTATGCGCTTTCGGCGGCGGGGGCCGGCGAGTGGCCCACTGGGAGGAGGTCGCAGACATCCTGGAAACCGAAGCGGCGAGCGGGGACCGGGTACTAATAAAGGGGTCGCGGACCATGCGGCTGGAACGGCTGGTGGCCCGCCTTACGGGAGAATATTAG
- the rsmH gene encoding 16S rRNA (cytosine(1402)-N(4))-methyltransferase RsmH, which yields MTADHGEHLPVLAEAAVEALLPGPGRRLVDATFGRGGHSARILERLGGEGRLLALDRDPEAVDHGRSLFGADPRFRIDRYPFSRLAEAVAEAGWPDGVDGVLADLGVSSPQLDDPHRGFSFRGEGPLDMRMDPGTGASAAEWLRGVDSGELERVLREYGEERHARRVARAIIAAREQTGLATTTGLAEVVRSAVPGRGEPGKDKATRTFQAIRMAVNDELGELEAFLAAAVEVLRPSGRLVVIAFHSLEDRMVKRFIREEARSCVCPPDFPVCRCDKVARLRPVGKPLRPEAGEQEANPRARSAIARVAERLAA from the coding sequence ATGACGGCGGATCATGGGGAACATCTCCCGGTCCTCGCGGAGGCCGCCGTGGAGGCGCTGCTTCCCGGGCCGGGTCGTCGTCTGGTGGACGCCACCTTCGGGCGCGGCGGCCATTCGGCGCGGATCCTGGAAAGGCTCGGCGGGGAGGGCCGTCTCCTGGCGCTCGACCGGGACCCCGAAGCCGTGGATCACGGCCGCTCGCTATTCGGTGCCGATCCGAGGTTCCGGATCGACCGCTATCCCTTCTCCCGGCTCGCGGAAGCGGTGGCGGAAGCGGGCTGGCCTGACGGCGTCGACGGCGTCCTGGCGGATCTGGGGGTTTCCTCCCCGCAGCTCGATGATCCGCACCGGGGATTCAGCTTCCGGGGGGAAGGCCCATTGGATATGCGCATGGACCCCGGGACCGGAGCGAGCGCCGCCGAATGGCTGCGCGGGGTGGATTCCGGAGAGCTGGAACGGGTGCTCCGGGAATACGGGGAGGAGCGACACGCTCGCCGGGTGGCCCGGGCCATTATCGCGGCTCGGGAGCAGACGGGGCTGGCCACCACCACCGGGCTGGCGGAGGTGGTGCGCAGCGCCGTGCCGGGACGCGGGGAGCCGGGCAAGGACAAGGCCACCCGGACCTTTCAGGCCATCCGCATGGCCGTCAACGACGAGCTGGGGGAGCTGGAGGCCTTCCTTGCCGCCGCGGTGGAAGTGCTCCGGCCCAGCGGGCGCCTGGTGGTAATCGCGTTCCACTCCCTGGAGGACCGGATGGTGAAACGGTTCATCCGTGAAGAGGCCCGCTCCTGCGTGTGCCCGCCGGATTTTCCGGTGTGCCGGTGCGACAAGGTGGCCCGCCTGCGCCCGGTGGGTAAGCCCTTGCGGCCCGAGGCGGGTGAGCAGGAGGCGAACCCCCGGGCGCGCAGTGCCATAGCCCGGGTGGCCGAGCGGTTGGCGGCGTGA
- the mraZ gene encoding division/cell wall cluster transcriptional repressor MraZ: MFRGTFEHTMDEKGRLSIPSKYRELLESHSDGQVVVTVDPDRCLAAYPFPEWERIEARLGEMSMLRREVRQLERFLVGNAVECELDRQGRILLPQNLRSFAGLQREVVVAGQIKKFELWDQEQWSQQQQQCLDSMEGAMEVLAELGL, from the coding sequence ATGTTCCGTGGGACCTTCGAACATACGATGGACGAGAAGGGGCGTTTGTCCATTCCGTCCAAGTATAGGGAGCTGCTGGAGTCCCACAGCGACGGCCAGGTGGTGGTTACCGTGGACCCGGACCGCTGCCTGGCCGCCTACCCCTTTCCGGAATGGGAGCGCATCGAAGCCCGGCTCGGCGAGATGTCCATGCTGCGCCGTGAAGTGCGTCAGCTAGAGCGGTTCCTGGTGGGAAACGCGGTGGAGTGCGAGCTGGACCGCCAGGGCCGAATCTTGCTGCCCCAGAATCTGCGGAGCTTCGCGGGCCTCCAGCGGGAGGTGGTGGTGGCGGGGCAGATCAAGAAGTTCGAGCTCTGGGACCAGGAACAGTGGTCCCAGCAGCAACAGCAGTGCCTGGATTCCATGGAAGGCGCCATGGAGGTCCTGGCCGAGCTGGGATTGTGA